The following is a genomic window from Antechinus flavipes isolate AdamAnt ecotype Samford, QLD, Australia chromosome 3, AdamAnt_v2, whole genome shotgun sequence.
TTTTATATTACCTGAAAAAATCTGATATAATAAGGatattaataatattgataaaaagtcttatttattaagtattttaagttttgcaaaacctACTAATTTATCTCAATGTATTCTCACGCTAGTtctgaggtaagtgctattattatccccattttacagctaaagaaacaGGTTCACTGACCTTAAGAAACCTGAAAAGCTTTGAGATCAATTCATCCTAACTCcccatttttaattcatttaaatggTCTAGCAATATGAAATCATCTTGCCAAACTAAAAGGGTGTGAGTTATTGCTAACTATACATTTTGGAAGATTTTTCAGATAATGTATTCACAAATAATATGTACATTTATGAACATTCTCCTTAATTCTCCAGACTCAACCATCATAGCCcaactatctctttttctctgtgctTATGGCCTCCTTCTTTCATAGATTAAATACTTTTTCAGAATCATCATTCTGTGATTTTGACTAGACTCATGCTGCCTTACTCCTGACTCTCTATCGGACCCTTCTTCCACATTGCTGTTTCAGTATATtatcctttctacttttcctctTCACTTCACTTTTATTTATCATCCTCTCTTGTTAGAATATAAGCCCCTTAATggcaagaactgttttttttttcttttgtccttgtaCTCCCAGAACTAGGAGTTCCATTCCAcagcctagcatatagtagaaaTCCCTGTTGTTATACTATTACTTACTATAGAGTTATATAGGATAATATCTTACATTGATCattcaatatttaaaataaacctGACTTcaataaaacactaaaaaagtCTTCTTACGGTGTGAACATGGCCTccattttgtacttttttatttaaacttataaaaataagttGTTCACAGACAGGTTTGTGGGAGTAAATGTTCTTGAGTATTAGATacgatataaaaacaaaaatgggcaTATATCAAGATATCAAGATATATAAAAGacataaatttgaaaatataataattccttatgaaaatatttaaaaattggaaagacATTTAGTAATCATGGCTGGATCTTCtcaatatattaaaacaaatgaTACTATCAAAAAGTAATTTACATCTTTAGTGTTATACTAAAGGAACATGCAATGCTATAGTTTATAAAACTAGAGGGAAAAAAGACATAATtccttgggaaaatatcaagtctAGAATTTCTGGGAAATAGTAgctctaggtggcacagtaaatagagtgccaaacctagaatcaagaagacctgagtttaaatctgtcccCAGACACATACTGCTTGTGTGATCTTTAGctaatcacttaattccaatcatattaccagaaaaaaaaatcatgggaaataatgaaaactatTAAAACAAAGGGTGCTTATTATTGCCATAATTTATATTCCATTATAAAGGGATAATCatctgattttattgatataaagaaCTCTCAATGAACAAATTCCCTCTGTCAATGAAGATAAATAATTATTCTATATTTGAATGTTCTTGGAGAGTTGTCTAGTCATGAAGAAGTTAAAGAAACTATAGAGTCACAGATCTAGCATGTGTCTAAAGTGGAccttgaacttaggtcttcctaattttgaGGTTCCCTCTGTTCTCAACgctattctgatttttaagataCAAATTAATAGTGAAAtagattaattaaagaaaattcagaatcAATTGACATGCAAGAactaaaattattgaagaaataaCTATTTGACAAGAACTACAGAATAGTTGGAAAGCAGTTTGGTGAAAAATAAGTTTAGACCTGAAACCTTTACCATATAATCACACTAATTTTTAAATAGCAATATCTATACAATGTGTTCATACACAATGTATGAGCATTTCCCTTAATTTTCCAGATTTAACCATCATAACTCAACTGCCTTCTTTCTCTGTGCTTTGGCTTCTTTCTCTCACtggtaaacacacacacacacacacacacacacacacacacacacaaataagttggaagaaaatggaaggaggtACTTTTCAGATATGTGgctaagggaaaaaatcttaaacaaaagaTAGAAGTGTTCATAAAGTGAAAGAGCCACCTTCATGCTCCCTGCCTAACACGCAGGAAATAATTTTCTGCATGAAAGTGACTCAATGAATGGTGAGTCCTTGCCTAGAACTGTCACATCATTCATTCAAAGACACATCCTCCATCTCTGCTTCAAGTACTGGCTTTCTATTCTACCACcacattgtttttattgttgtcattgtttatCTGCTTTTTACTGACTCTGTCTTGTCCTTTTATTCTCCTACTTCtagctctcttgctctctctctctctccgctCTCCCCATTATCTCTGTAttcatagatatacacacacatatatgacaaaatagaacatttggATTATGCAAAAATCTTTTGCATTTATAAAATTCATGCAGGTGGaataaaaaattgttgaaaatgcacattttttaaaataaaattacacgAATAATTCTGTGATATTTACAACATATAGAAAACTTCCAAAAATACTTAACGTCTGAGGCATAGCTAAATCATCGTATAGTGTGAAAAGTTTtcaagagaaaaatgggaaactaTCAATAACATATAACATTGTGtcccaaatcattaataataaggaCGGTAAATATTAGAACTTGCAGGGTTTCACTCTCATGCTAATTAAATTGGCAAACAtgacaaaaattggaaatagtTAATATTAAAGGAATTTTTGGAAGACaatacattaatacattattgctGTCATCCAGAAACAATGATGACTTCAAAATGAAAGGCAtctataaatctttttaaaatattctttagaaATTCTCTCTGTAAACTCATTTTTCTATAAATGATTGtgtttccttatatttaaatgaagaaagaatattttatgacTTTGCCATAGCAGTGGCTCTGATTTTGATGACTATAAACTGAAGGTGAATCTAGTTGAATTAGACTGAAAAGACAATTCCATTTTCCCATGGCTATTCTTGCTTTTTATAAATCTGGGTGATCCTGTGTGAAAATAGAGGAAAGCTGGCATAAATAACTCCTTAGAACTAGAAGACATATTTCCATGTTGAAACCATGCCCAGATTTTGGTTGTGTTGAAAACTTACTGTTCATTCCTGTAAAACTATTGATTGAGTTTTTACCAGTAGCCAAATAACCAAAATCTGCTTCATATTACCCATGAAAAGTAAACAATTTCAgagttttatttcaaaaaattggGGACTCCTGTTTGAAGGGGATGGAAAAGACCACTTGATGAATACGAAGTATTACAAAGAGCCCAAGGGATCACATCTCTGTTCAATCAAATCTCTATCAGTAATCACCTGTGTGGTCTTGGGTTCAGTCACTTTGTTTTAATCtatcagtttctcatctataaaatggcctTTAGGTCATTTAGATTATGTTCTTTGACTTTTCTATTGCAATTATAATGACAGATATTTATACAAcacttgaaggtttacaaagaCTTACAAATACTGTTATCTTATTTGGTGTTTTTGATAAAGCAGAGAGGTGGATgttattattgtcttcattttgaagaaaaggaaaatgtcagagaagtgaaaggaattgtctaggattatacagctaataagtaactGAGGTaaatttaaacccagattttccttaattcaaatccagtgTGCTTTCCATTGCACCATTCTGCTTCTCAAATGTTTTAATTAATAACCACATTGTGAATTCTGAACataaagttctgtttttttttcttcctagagaaagaaatttactAATAGAAAAGTGATATTCCAATTTGCTTCTTGTTAAGTCTTGATTaggatgagataaaaaaaaaaagaggcaacatGGTACAATAgagagagcactggatttggaagtGAAGCATCTTCATTCAAATTCCTGCTTTGCCACTTATTAATTATATGATCTTGGGTAGCACTTTGTCACTATGGTCCTCAGTTATTCAGGTATACAATGGGACAGGGGAAAGAGGTGAACTAGGTggcctttaaagtcccttccagatccTTTAAATGTAGGTTCAGAGAGCAAGAATTCAAAGGTGACAAAAAGAATACATAACAAATGCTAGACTTGGTTCTAGGAATATGTGAAGATATCTTTAATACTGAAATCATAAATGTATGCAATgtttattatagaaatgttttatgtagAGAGAAGACAAGATGATCTCTTAAAACCCCTTCTATCCCTTTGAAGCTATTCCTATGATcctattttacattaaaaatataaaatagaaagaacttGTACTTGTCATAAGTTAGAACCCAGTCCCAAAATATCCGTTAAGATGAACACAAATCCACAGTGAATAAATGTGGAATTTAGTGAGCACTGAGACAAGGATGGGAACTCCCTTCACTAACATTGTATATATGCATCTCTGACTTAATAGTATTCTAGTATCATAgtttaaaaattagataagatCGTAAAAACTGTTAACATATATGTCCAAGGAAGTTCCCCGAAATagatagagattaagtaatttgcagatcacatagctagtaaatgttggaaGTAGGATTTGATTCCTGACCCCAAACTTAGGCACTATGTTGTGCTGCCTTCCAGTCTACGTAAAaacaataacagcagcagcaacactaaaacaataaataaatggataaaggGTCTCAATTACAAATTATAAGTTCATTCAGAATTGTTAATAGCTAggcatatattattttaattccatttaaaGCAGTCCTATTGAGGAGATCCTTTATATATCTCCTTTTATCCACTCTCTCCCACCATTCTCGCCACAGGGAAATGCCCTACTTTTATTATAGCTGTACATGTTAGATTTAATGTTCAAGAGCTGtagtttcttttttggggggaaaagataAGGGTGGCTTCTTCTATTTTCCATCAAAATCCTTACTTTGGGACAAGGGAAATACTTTAAGCTCTACGGGGAGAATAAACTGAGAGAAACCTAAGGTATGgcataaaatgattataataattccACTTAATCGTATTAGTCTAGTCTTACATTTCTTTATCCCTTCCACAGAAAACTGAGCTCTTGAATCCAGTTCCCCTTAGAATGGATATATTCCAAATTAAGTCAGTTCCATATTAGTGCCAACAGATAGAATGCCACCTCAgaaagtatttgtttttcttttcactgtCATTAGTCTTTTTCAAACAGTTATTATCTTTCAGCCTACTATTCTGAATCCTTGATAAGGAAAAGGAAGTAGATGGAgtacaacaaaaggaaaaaagagactagaatgaaaacaaaatattattaccAACCTAGGAAGGCTTATTTCCACATGTTCTTCCTGCATTTCTCTAAACCAACTTTGCATTTGATCCACAGAGATTGTTTTTTCTACTTCCTCAATGTCAACATCTTCTGCTGGAAGCAGGAGAATTAAACTAAACTCATCCCCTTCATAAGGCAATTCCACCACCTGGTACTTCATTTGTGAATGAGTGAAGTAACCTAgaatcaaaaaaggagaagatagctcaatcaatgaaaaaaaaaaaaaacatttattgagtgttaTATTCCATATACATAGGCACTGGGCTAAATGTTTGGTAGCTTATGTTCAAATGGAGGAGATAATGCATAGATATCTACATGATAgtaaagaatggaagaaaggtaATTTCAAATGGGAAGACTGGTGTAATTAGGGGAACTTGGGAAGGTCTCTTATAAATGGTATCATCTGAGTTAAGGCTTGAAAGAATACAGGGATGTCAGTGATTTGAGGTGAAGATGGGGAGCATGTCTAGTATGGGAAACAGCCAATACAAAGACACAAAGGTAGGAAATGAAGTATCATGTACAAGGAAAAGTAACAAGTCTGATATGTCTTGGCTATTTAATGTGTGTGAAGTAGGTGGGTAGGAGGCAGGGAGGCAAATAAATGTCTTCCAATGGACATTGCTAAATAAATGTACTCAAGGTGAAAAGTTGCcactattttttttatatatttaggaTTTCATCCATAGTCCTTATAGGGAACCCCCTACCCAGATGTAAATGGTTGACTCCTCTCCCTGGGCCTGTAATGATCAGGGGGTTCCTTCCTCATGCAGTAAATCTCAAAATTACCTAATTTTGTCCTCAGTTGCATCTTCATCATTGGTACTTTGACTATAGAGCCATCTTTAGCGGTAAAATCCATTGGCTGTGTCTcttcttctctgaatttttgtttCCAGGTTCCCTTGAAATAAATGGCATTCACCAGCACAAGTCTTGTTAAAGGACCAAAGTCTTCAGTTGAAaacatgttttttatttttcctttggaaaagagaggaaaaaagtgagagagacaaagagacagagagagagagagagagagagagagagagagagagagagagagagagagagaacgaacagagagaaagagagaaatggggtAGGTATTCAGGAAATTACTTAGAATTGAAATATCCACCATCTACCCAGCTATAAAAACTGGCAAAATAACCATTAATAAGTTTTTGTATtttagggaaggggagaggagaaagaaggatagaacaacttttcccctttgttctgtgTAAATTTGTAAACATCTTTCTGATTAAATGATATTATAATACTGAAATGTAACTGTCATATGCATCGGGGATAGGATGAGTCAGTCTTTAAATCAAGGACTTCTAATGGGTGAATGGTACAGTATGAGTGGCCAATCAATCCTCAATTCCTAATCATTGACTGCAGAGCCAGTCTAGCTGTATCTCTCATTATGGGTAAGAGGTATTGAAGTTTAAAATAGCATTCCAGTTTGAGGGCAGGGAAAGACTGCATGGAGTTTGCTGAAATGCTTTGTTTTTCCAGTCCCCACTGGGCTTTTTATATAGAAGAAGGATTAGGTTTGTCTGCTTGGTGCCAGAGGTTAGGACTAGACATAATGGGTGAAGATTGCAAATACAAATTTAGATTTTACGTCAGAAAAACCAATTAGTAACAAAGCTATCTCCAAATGGAACAAGCTGCCCCAGAAGATAATGGGTTCCCCTCTAACAGAGATATAAAGGAAAGTTTGGATAGCACTAGCAAGTTCTGGTGTAAGGGGACTTCTTGTTCTCTTATTTGTTAGTATAAATGACTTCTGTGGTCCCCTCCCACTCTGATACATTGTCAATTAGATTCAAATTTAGAAGTAAGAGGTATTAAGAAGCAAAACAAGATCTCTGCTAATCCAGCCCTTCCTTGCACCCCGGTGCCAGATATCCCAGCAGCAACTTCTATCCCACATCACCCTAATCTCATGTATTTCCATTGGTTCACAATCTACAGAACTGTTTTAGGGAATTCTACTTTCTTATTAGAGATTGAGAAATTGGGTCCCACAGACAGAATGAAGGAGCACCATCACATTCCCAAATGATTCAAGCCTGTAGAGGAACAGAGTACTGCCATGATAACAGtttggaatcaaaagaaataactttaaacCCCACTTTTGTGACCATTCCCAgagtgatcttgagcaaatcatttcaattatCTGAAACTCAGATTTCTCCCTGATAAAATGAAGAGCTTCTACTAGTTCATagattatagatataaaatactataaaaattattgTAGTCCTCATACAAAAACTAGCTTCTCTGGAAAGGAATTGTATGCATACTCTGCCCTTCTTGATACCTCATTTCCTACCATGCTCCTTTGCTGCAATTTTCTATGTCTAGAATCTATATCTGGAATCTTGGAAACAAGAAACTTCCATCTTCCTGGATAACTGATACACTTCCTCACCTCATTTGTGATATCagagggaaggaaaataagaCTTTAAGAAGGTCTATATCTCTTTCCCTCTAAACTACCCAGACCAGTGGATTCTATGCTCTTTCTGTGGCCAGTGGTCAATCAAGTCCAAGGATCTTTGATGATATCCTTGGTTCTATTTCTTAAActtatttctgcttctctttgaAGCACCATCTAGCCTAAGTGACAGAAACTCCTAGTGTGGAAGCATCAGATGCTTCAACTCAATGCCACTCTTACATCGTTCCTTTCTTGGCTTTTCTCTGCCCACTATGCTCATCTAGGTATCCCAAATTAAAATGTGTGGACTTCCTTTAAACAAATCCAATGAAAATCTTATTATTTTAGCTGTAAATGAATTACTTGGCCTTTTTTCCTAATAGTAAAGTCTCTTAATGATTATCTGGTTGAAGGCACAATGGAAATAAACAATctgctttccttccctttcaattttcttccattttgctgAGACGAGGGGAGGGAAGATATTCACCTTGCTCTAAGTTCATAGATCCTGCCTTAGAGGCCCCACAgttctaattttgtttgtttgtttattttttaaagaaacatttttttaaattggttaaAAAATGACTATCTGGTTGgacctcctcattttattttgtaaaggagaaagagaggcacaaagagagccagaaagagaaaaagaagacatagaaagagagacagaaaggaagaaagagacagacgagagaggagagagagacagaggcagagacagagacatagggacacacagagagatagagacagagagacagagggaaggagaggatagagaaagacagagacagaggtgggggaagtgggaggagagaggagaaaaagagggggtaagaaagagagggaagagaaagatacagagatagacagagatgtCAAAAAATACCCTGGTAGTAAATGGCAGGCAAAGAATGAAAACCTAGCTCTTCTACCTCCAAATATGGCACTTCTTCATTCTGAGGAACATttctggaaaaataatttggagggAAAGTATATGTAGAAAGAAATTTTACCAAACTCTATCACAATGACTACCTTTTGACTCTAAATGTAGGCAGTAAGATGCATTTGCTCATAAACATAATGATTTCCTTTGTGTTCTAAATCAAAGGTGCTAGGAAGTGTCTACTCTTCTATTTGATTGGCCAGTTGGAGAAGCAGTATCATGGTGGATAAAGCattagacttgaaatcagaaaaacttaaCGTGGAATCTTTCCTCAGATCCTAGCTGGCCAAGACACTTAACACCATTCCTCATCTATGCAATGACAATAACTACACCATAGTGTTGTCAAAATTTGTTATGTAAAAAGCTTTGCAAACATTAGATTGTTGTATAAATTTGAACTAAGACTTCTTGTGAAGGAtatgagaaaaagataaaaggcttATCCCTCAATAAAGATTTGGGAAGTCCCAAACTATGTCTTCTTTCATTTACTTGGAGGAAAGATGAAGTTTCTTGAGAGGCATGTTGCCAGGAGGGTTAACAGAATATGCTGCTAAGCATTGACACATTTAACCAAGGGGTATTAATGATTTACAGTAAATGTGGGAAATAAAACACTTGTCACTAATGGAGTGAGTACATCATCAGCTGCcttctctttgacaaaaataaaCGAGTGACTCCACGAAGCTGGGGCTGGCGCAAAAATTGCTGTTCACCGTTATCTGGTGAACCATAAAAAATCGATGTTATTCACGTCAAGAACATTAGTCTTCTAGCTGTTCTCAATTCCTCTCCATTTTACGTCCAAGTTACAATAAGAGTGAAAGGAAGTAGAGTTTCTCACTTCTTAATTCCTTTGTGCCTATGTTTCTGCTCAGGGTATTCgttaaaaaaacatacaaaaaccaGTCATTCCCAGCTTGAAGGCATATAGAACCACAAATATGAATAGCAAataaggattctgggaaaatggacAGCTTTACCATCTGTTTTGTTTTCCACCCAGGTACTGATTTCCTCTGCACAGGACTTTGCATCTTGGAAATTCACCAGTTTTACAGCACTCTGAAAAAAAGCCTCGTTGCTATGGAGATACTCTTCTTTCACCAGGAATCCTTCCTGAAGGTAGAGGGCATTGGCAAGATTAAATGTAAATTCTTGCCTTTTGGGGGGTATGGCAGAGAGGAATGACTTCAGAGCCGAAAATTCTTCCcctaaaaaataattataacatataCTGACATCTTGAACAACATAAAAACAACAGCTTTTCAGCGTAGCCATCTAAGCATTCTGATATATACCATAATTCCTTAGACCCTTAGGTATAACTAACACTGCATTTTAAGttaccataaatattttaaatgtttccttgCTGCAGAAAATGAGTTTTTGCAGAAAACAATTTATGTTGAGGGGGAAAGAAAGTGTGTGTGGTTTCAAGTTTTACCGAAATAAGTTCAATATGTAGCAAAAGAGTATGGTAGAGAAGATTAAGTGCTGGACTTGCAGTCAGAATGAACTGGATTAAAATTCCACCTCTGACATGGGAGTCAAGTATATTCACTTGCTTCTTCCAATTCCTCATCTCCAGAAAGGGAAGAGCATCGACCTTGCAAAGTACTTCTTTAGTTTTACAATGCAATGTGTTGGTAATTTATTTTCCAAAGGAAAACAGTGTATTCATAAACCAATTTTGCTCCCAATGGGATTAAGAATTAGTCTTTAAGGCACCATTTATGCATAACATGAATTTATGATCATCTACAAAGTGTTAGACCAATTAATACTCTTCAAGATCAAAGTCATAAAGTGTgagcccatcaattgaggaatgaatgGCTGAGaatattgtgttatatgaatgtgatggaacatTGCAAAATAAACATTGATAGCTATGACTAATTCAGACAAAGATGGAAAAGCTTAGATAAAATGttgtatagcaaaaaaaaatggggaaattataTACACAAAGATTGCAATtgtgtaaataataaaaaagccaacagataataattgtgaaaactaatctaaaacctaaaaaaaaagaaagaaagaagaaaggactaCTCTGACATTGGTAGAAAGGTGGGTGGGAAATTATAGGTGAAGATTGGTATATACCCTGTTGCCAGATAATCTAtcattaatttttgtttaattctttttctatataaaaatgaaaatttatttgggATAAGGGGAGAAGACTATATCCATAAATTAtggatataataacaaaatatgttGGCaaatattggggttttttttacaAGTAATCCAAAAGGATCCTTTTTTATATCTGACTTTTGAGACTTTTTGAGAgacattttttccctctgagtcTCTGTCCTTGCTAATTTTTTGGGAATTATAGCATGGCAGCTCCAATCTTTACTACCAGAGAAAACTTGCCTACATCATGCTTTTCAGAGTTGGATTTTGAATATGGATTTAGAATCAAGATTAAAAACAATCCTTGACAAATTAGATTATTAATCtgaataaagatgaaatttactagaaacaaatgtgaactattatatctgggttcaaaaaatcaactttataatATAAGATAAATGAAGCATAGGTAAAGAACACTTCATCTGAACAAAATTTGAGAATTGAGGTAGACTTGAAAGCTCAATAAAGCTCAGGCGTCGTAGGATTGGAAGCTAGTacaatctgtgatttcattaaggGAGGGATGGTGTCCAGGATTAAATAGAATCTAAAATGAACTATAATCTGGTTAGACAACATCAGaaatattttggtaatttttaaatgtaatatttcaCAAGGGGAGGCCACTGTCTTAGAATTTTATCAAGAGTTCTGTCAGAATTCAGAATGGTCCTTTCTCATCTTTTACCATATTTGTGAGCTGTTTTCTAGAACTTGAATATCAACATCCCTGGAGCTTCTTAATTTGGATTAGTATTTGAGCTATAGCCTGAGGAGAGAAATGCTCTCCAATGGGCACAACTTGAATGGATTTCACCTACTGTTGACCTTACATGGCTGCAATTATATAGTTCATTGGAACAATAAAGCTTTACATGTACAGGCAGTTGCAGTATTagcaatcaaattaaaaaaaaaaaaaaaaacagattcatGTGCACTCACTGCTTGGATTATgcagagtatttttttaattaatcaattaaaaactatctAGTTTTGGTGATCAGTATCTTATGGAGAAAGGAGAACTCTCAAGCAGatataaaaagttgtttttttttttttttacaagtaatCCAAAAGGATCCTTTTTTATATCTGACTTTTGAGACTTTTTGAGAgacattttttccctctgagtcTCTGTCCTTGCTAATTTTTTGGGAATTATAGCATGGCAGCTCCAATCTTTACTACCAGAGAAAACTTGCCTACATCATGCTTTTCAGAGTTGGATTTTGAATATGGATTTAGAATCAAGATTAAAAACAATCCTTGACAAATTAGATTATTAATCtgaataaagatgaaatttactagaaacaaatgtgaactattatatctgggttcaaaaaatcaactttataatATAAGATAAATGAAGCACAGGTAAAGAACACTTCATCTGAACAAAATTTGAGAATTGAGGTAGACTTGAAAGCTCAATAAAGCTCAGGCGTCGTAGGATTGGAAGCTAATacaatctgtgatttcattaaggGAGGGATGGTGTCCAGGATTAAATAGAATCTAAAATGAACTATAATCTGGTTAGACAACATCAGAAATATTTTGCTCAATTTAGGAAGAGCATTCTTAAGATCGAACCACTCAGAAGAAGGCAGCCAGGATAGTGAAGAACATTTCATCCATGTCATGTACAAATTAGCTGAAGGAACTGGACTGGGAATTAAGAGACCTAGTGGCTAAGAATAATGCACATTTATTTAAccttttacaaagtgttttctttaCAACAACTTTGAGAAGTAGATAGCATTAATGCTGCTATACCCATTTagtaaacaataaaacaatctCAGAGAAAATCAGTAGGGTAGAGTTGAAAGTCCACTGAAGAGCATTacaatctcagagggaagacacaaGCAAGTGAGGGACAATGCAGGAGAGGATCACAAGAGATTTCTTGTGAGGTTTCTGAACAAAACATCTGCTTGCTATTATGCAAATaactaaaaatgataaaaatgtttataattcatCCAATATCAACCCCATCAGGGATC
Proteins encoded in this region:
- the SERPINI2 gene encoding serpin I2 — its product is MGTVSLKTRSQKCEKKACTIGTLSMCQGSKGEEFSALKSFLSAIPPKRQEFTFNLANALYLQEGFLVKEEYLHSNEAFFQSAVKLVNFQDAKSCAEEISTWVENKTDGKIKNMFSTEDFGPLTRLVLVNAIYFKGTWKQKFREEETQPMDFTAKDGSIVKVPMMKMQLRTKLGYFTHSQMKYQVVELPYEGDEFSLILLLPAEDVDIEEVEKTISVDQMQSWFREMQEEHVEISLPRFQLEQKLDFKEVFRALNITEIFGGGCDLSGIADSSDLYVSQITQKIAFVINEDGSEAAASTGGQVPVIMSLASNRFVADRPFLFILKNKATESILFMGRVTNPETQKMRGRDIDSL